Below is a window of Deltaproteobacteria bacterium DNA.
GCCGCATGGTACTCGTCCAACAGCGACAGCGCCACTCATGCCGTTGGCTCAAAGGCTCCAAATGGTCTTGGAATCTATGACATGAGCGGGAATGTTTGGGAGTGGTGCGCGGACATCTACGATGAGAATGCCTATTCGAAGCACCGCCGAGAAAACCCGATAGTAAATAGTGGGAGGGGCGACCACGTGGGTCGTGGAGGCTGCTGGAGGTGGGAAGCCACCATGGTTCGCTGTTCGTATCGCGGATGGCTCGTTCCTGGCTATTCGAACGGCCGCTTGGGCTTCCGTCTCGTGAAAGAGGATTAGATTCTATCTTTATGAAAAGTTCCCTTTGGGGGAACCTATTTGTTGACATTAGTTTGGGAACCAATTAGATTATGCATGTAATCTCGAGAAAGAAATTGGTCGAATTCTATGAACAATCGAGCCGCCAAGACGCCAAGGAGCCGTTGAAAGCGTGGTACAATGAAGCCTGTCACGCTCAATGGACTTCTCCGGCAGACGTTAAACATCGATATAGATCGGCCAGTATTATCGGGGGCAATAGGGTTGTATTTAACATTGCAGGCAATAAATACCGACTTATCGTGAGGATTAACTATCACTCAAAAACCGTCTTTTTACGGTTTATTGGAACCCACAAAGAGTACGACAACATCGATGCGGAGGTGATCTGAATGATTAGTCGCCTGATAAAGACTGAAGAAGACTACGAAAAGGCGTTATCACGCATCGAAGCT
It encodes the following:
- a CDS encoding type II toxin-antitoxin system HigB family toxin, which produces MHVISRKKLVEFYEQSSRQDAKEPLKAWYNEACHAQWTSPADVKHRYRSASIIGGNRVVFNIAGNKYRLIVRINYHSKTVFLRFIGTHKEYDNIDAEVI